The Podospora bellae-mahoneyi strain CBS 112042 chromosome 7, whole genome shotgun sequence genome includes a window with the following:
- a CDS encoding hypothetical protein (EggNog:ENOG503NZY6; COG:S) — protein sequence MDIEQHRSHLAPPITNSHPTLSFPTPTSFTSTPIQRKLVIHEMPSKSVNNMNLQQSFSSVADALEAEDTMSDIIPQQPSTSTRAAPTSTRARGGRGRGGSRGGRGRGGKSSQPKAPAGRGRRQKLYEDSKVQAAHERAQELKQAWGVLSKLVKPAAQEIADRSINQLLEDPGVVERVPEFDVAQKFLKQRYEDTLSQNDRILEMSRQMAQRVYEGEVEAARASYARQVEEMQEERLGELLQQLDRLEHQYNLKLPVDYPPPRDESYTYKSITMAERDAQGVFHEERNGVEVPFPGTKLRDLMVKPPTMPLESLKRKADGQPDGQPASKLLQTAKDEDAMRQLPRHTAGLLGAAEALEDTVATPPDSASNAATPLPEPAGDTAEVRGQRRTSAEPNPADGPELPLPRGALDPDEYGVRLIVRRNNKAENPNNRIMVPNLFEWDDLDIGFRDSTNSAEKGATKARRGKYWQKPNSNYMFIDRRVGIWDSTEAAGELPEAEVKKHNLHPKYGIFLPSSTNLQESPKPVVDPWKPVVLVPPTGELIHASRTIPAAKADRAFSKLEAKLEGKKKFSALLSHICEQEGVEEEEITPSAEEIEGLRREELAARGMDPNTVYQPSPAPPTPAPEPELEPTLEQAAGFGQFADDMLRAAAVLEDDEARDLAREREEEAARTVKSAASKPYDAVRDALGFDNSSGPEDTTGLDVLAHIAIREHEATAHIDPRIYNPMQVDGLARDHRQYGSHIDYQPSEYPPPPEEYHGPSMSEGYHGLSMPGHYASEPARGDFLRTALNPQSPVYPPPPAPPQDYPASQLSGGRTPFAPQGQGVGLPALRPMRSLLNDSPPPPEQHSPVPQHGSMVMTNSGAFYPVGPSRPFHNGYSVPEPQHHLQHLMPAPGPGPLQAPPMAGPPGTQQLAPRPPSPSTAYPVSPPYHTPIAPAPAPGVHAPILPATTQPPMQSSHSRPGSSSASAPPPASAAGSAASSKYRKLEPAPTPPHRMTYSANGQELRTVQFDYREAIKDYSAVEAPPRSGPTQIRGWTHQNIRKGPKPSSSRGDTNANPPNADESA from the exons TCGACTCCCATACAACGGAAACTCGTCATTCATGAGATGCCATCCAAATCCGTCAACAACATGAACTTGCAGCAGAGCTTCTCCTCTGTTGCCGATGCCCTAGAGGCTGAAGACACCATGTCTGATATCATCCCACAGCAACCTTCGACTTCCACCCGCGCCGCCCCAACCAGTACCCGAGCTCGTGGAGGTCGCGGTCGTGGCGGCTCCCGCGGAGGCAGAGGTCGTGGTGGCAAGTCATCACAACCGAAAGCTCCCGCCGGTCGCGGTCGTCGTCAGAAACTTTATGAGGACAGCAAAGTACAAGCTGCCCACGAGAGAGCGCAGGAGCTGAAGCAGGCCTGGGGCGTGCTCTCCAAGTTAGTCAAGCCAGCAGCCCAAGAGATCGCCGACAGGTCGATCAATCAGCTTCTTGAAGACCCTGGTGTCGTTGAGAGAGTACCCGAATTCGACGTCGCTCAAAAGTTCCTGAAGCAGCGATACGAAGACACGCTCAGCCAGAATGATCGAATTCTCGAGATGAGCCGTCAGATGGCCCAGCGTGTTTATGAAGGCGAGGTCGAAGCAGCCAGAGCTTCATATGCC CGCCAGGTGGAAGAGATGCAGGAGGAGCGTCTCGgtgagcttcttcaacagctcGACCGTCTCGAACACCAATACAACCTCAAACTTCCCGTCGAT TATCCTCCGCCACGTGACGAGAGCTACACCTACAAATCCATCACAATGGCCGAGAGAGATGCCCAAGGAGTCTTTCATGAGGAACGCAATGGTGTTGAAGTCCCCTTCCCTGGTACTAAGCTTAGAGATCTTATGGTCAAGCCGCCCACCATGCCCCTGGAGTCtttgaaaagaaaagccgATGGCCAACCAGACGGTCAGCCAGCTTCGAAGCTCCTTCAAACCGCCAAGGACGAGGATGCCATGCGTCAGTTGCCACGCCACACGGCTGGCCTTTTGGGTGCAGCTGAAGCGCTCGAAGATACTGTCGCCACCCCACCAGATTCCGCCTCCAATGCTGCCACGCCGCTGCCCGAGCCTGCCGGAGACACTGCTGAGGTGCGCGGGCAGCGCCGAACTTCCGCCGAGCCCAACCCCGCCGACGGACCTGAGCTGCCCCTTCCGCGCGGAGCTCTCGACCCGGATGAGTACGGCGTTCGCCTCATTGTACGCCGCAATAACAAGGCTGAGAACCCCAATAACCGCATCATGGTACCAAACCTTTTTGAGTGGGACGATCTCGATATTGGTTTCCGCGATTCGACCAACTCTGCTGAGAAGGGCGCCACCAAAGCTCGTCGCGGCAAATATTGGCAGAAGCCCAACTCCAACTACATGTTCATCGACCGTCGTGTGGGAATTTGGGATTCCACTGAGGCTGCTGGCGAGCTTCCTGAAGCCGAGGTGAAGAAACACAATCTTCACCCAAAGTACGGCATCTTtttgccctcctccaccaatcTCCAAGAGTCGCCCAAACCTGTTGTCGACCCATGGAAACCGGTCGTGCTGGTTCCCCCAACTGGGGAGCTTATCCACGCGTCTCGGACCATCCCAGCTGCGAAAGCCGACCGAGCCTTCAGCAAGCTCGAGGCAAAGCTagaagggaagaaaaagTTCTCGGCCTTGCTCAGTCATATTTGTGAGCAAGaaggagttgaggaggaggagatcacTCCGTCAGCGGAGGAGATTGAAGGGTTGCGGCGAGAGGAGCTGGCAGCGAGGGGCATGGACCCCAACACGGTGTACCAGCCCTCGCCGGCGCCACCCACTCCCGCGCCCGAGCCCGAGCTCGAGCCCACGCTGGAGCAGGCGGCTGGCTTTGGCCAGTTCGCCGATGACATGCTCCGTGCTGCGGCGGTTctggaggacgacgaggcgCGAGACCTCGCGCGCGAGCGTGAGGAAGAAGCTGCTCGGACGGTGAAGAGCGCCGCTTCCAAACCGTACGACGCGGTGCGGGACGCGCTCGGGTTCGACAACTCCTCGGGCCCGGAGGATACCACTGGCCTGGATGTTCTCGCACACATTGCGATCCGAGAACATGAGGCAACGGCCCACATCGACCCTCGGATTTACAATCCGATGCAGGTCGATGGTCTGGCACGCGACCATCGCCAGTATGGTTCGCACATTGACTACCAGCCCAGTGAGTATCCTCCGCCGCCCGAGGAGTACCATGGTCCATCGATGTCTGAGGGCTACCATGGGCTGAGTATGCCCGGTCACTATGCCAGTGAGCCGGCCAGAGGAGATTTTCTCCGTACGGCACTGAATCCCCAGTCGCCGGTAtaccctccaccacctgccccgCCACAAGACTACCCGGCTAGCCAACTTTCTGGCGGTAGGACACCGTTTGCACCCCAAGGGCAAGGTGTAGGCTTACCAGCCTTACGTCCTATGCGCAGCCTATTGAACGACAGCCCGCCCCCTCCTGAGCAGCATAGTCCAGTTCCTCAACACGGTAGCATGGTGATGACGAACAGCGGCGCCTTTTACCCAGTCGGGCCTAGTCGTCCTTTTCACAACGGCTATTCCGTACCGGAGCCTCAGCACCATCTACAGCATCTGATGCCCGCTCCTGGTCCTGGACCTCTCCAGGCACCACCCATGGCTGGCCCGCCTGGCACGCAGCAGCTCGCACCTCGCCCTCCTAGCCCCTCGACTGCATATCCAGTCTCGCCACCCTATCATACACCGATTGCACCAGCTCCGGCGCCGGGTGTTCATGCCCCTATTCTTCCCGCGACTACTCAACCTCCCATGCAGTCATCTCACTCTCGACCTGGAAGCTCCTCTGCCTcggcccctccccctgctTCCGCTGCCGGTTCAGCAGCGTCGTCTAAATACCGCAAGCTAGAACCTGCGCCGACGCCACCTCATCGTATGACCTACTCGGCCAACGGGCAAGAGCTGCGTACTGTACAGTTCGACTATCGTGAGGCTATCAAGGACTATTCTGCTGTAGAAGCTCCCCCTAGAAGTGGTCCAACACAGATTCGTGGATGGACTCACCAAAACATCCGCAAGGGCCCCAAGCCGAGCTCCTCCCGCGGCGATACCAACGCTAACCCGCCAAACGCTGACGAGTCCGCCTAG
- a CDS encoding hypothetical protein (COG:S; EggNog:ENOG503NWK9): protein MIEEAFNNLDQAVHSNIFCKLHNARDTASKSATTAIERWFSRPRNGGCCMAHSARRFRDFISPGWEKIFPDLVTKHLVPLADGMIMELRAFSNLPAERLNKLPVFFAVRHQMTLLEGILQDVPKLSKRLNDTQKSASRMIVSTITQNMIPAYQACKEEKGCFRRMKELMTTHFETRRDPMFRAATKKVEKTLLEGLRDCRERAIGKGRGVVTKTGREFKRVLYVEHRIKVSETSKRAIENLLATADRRFNEILHGSPLTPGTEVREMNRLAENDDGFDPAQDEHLTTPPAHGDADSSDEHDDAEVQDQEMHDLPVKNEEHDEE, encoded by the exons ATGATTGAGGAAGCTTTCAACAATCTCGACCAGGCGGTGCACTCCAACATCTTTTGCAAGTTGCATAACGCTCGTGATACGGCATCAAAGagtgccaccaccgccatcgaGAGATGGTTTTCGCGCCCGAGAAATGGTGGCTGCTGTATGGCACATTCCGCGCGGCGTTTCAGAGA TTTTATCTCTCCCGGGTGGGAGAAGATATTTCCCGACCTCGTGACCAAGCATCTCGTGCCCCTTGCCGACGGCATGATCATGGAGCTACGTGCTTTCAGCAATCTCCCAGCCGAGC GTCTCAACAAGCTGCCGGTGTTTTTTGCGGTGAGGCACCAGATGACTCTCCTAGAGGGAATCCTCCAGGACGTGCCGAAACTGAGCAAGCGCCTCAACGATACACAAAAGTCTGCCAGTCGCATGATCGTCTCGACCATCACGCAGAATATGATACCAGCATACCAAGCTTGcaaagaggagaaag GGTGCTTTAGACGGATGAAAGAGCTGATGACCACACATTTTGAGACGAGACGGGACCCGATGTTCAGAGCCGCAACTAAGAAAGTCGAGAAGACTTTGCTCGAGGGCTTGCGCGACTGCAGGGAGAGGGCTATCGGAAAGGGCAGAGGGGTCGTTACGAAGACCGGCAGAGAATTCAAGCGTGTGCTCTATGTGGAGCACAGAATCAAAGTCTCGGAGACTTCGAAGCGAGCCATCGAAAACCTTCTGGCCACTGCCGATCGAAGATTCAATGAGATCCTGCATGGCTCACCATTGACACCAGGCACTGAGGTTCGGGAGATGAACCGCTTGGCTGAGAATGACGATGGGTTTGATCCAGCTCAGGACGAGCACCTGACAACTCCACCTGCTCATGGAGATGCTGATTCTTCTGACGAACATGATGATGCAGAGGTCCAGGATCAAGAGATGCACGATCTTCCAGTGAAGAACGAGGAGCATGATGAGGAGTGA
- a CDS encoding hypothetical protein (COG:O; EggNog:ENOG503NVSG) — protein MADQCIVCLENLEVESNPDATTPAQQRLSKELEAEHARLAVTDPDALAELNSKQELPLEGREHHVAQIPICGHMLHDVCLREWSEKANSCPICRQTFHVVTVYDRIGGQYLSTRRVEDKKQVPEFDPQAWADENPEEEVVVSNPCPVCNSADHEEVLLLCDGCDACYHTHCIGLDRIPAGPWFCMECVHSLGPELIQPAAAGNGLQENSARPLYYFPRTQASMRRARQRARSDEWQGAWGRITGRIWDALELDLDYQDDDDQVVFEGLRRSQQLRERERQEHERWQQRLNIASRLGARDVFVNNMPILARPAPPPPPPQESREETLAWGALEKARETTESRKRKSRSGTAEPHEEQHPEPERKLKRPRTRRMPTTQNGESSTAARAEAEPSNRPEQSNGTSSANPGAASRTTTDIPPSFLSSLLKEVEMSTPSDEETLRHIYGPIPGANDVSSPARSPSPLSQGCITPPPVRSSSPHMTLSSHITPIYPPANFSPTRASSSNSSSIKPSRATSPHKHAHRDNRSSPENSDSEPRGRQHPRPLELRQPQPRRNRPAVLPRSENVSPTRPTLPLELKQNINSIVKAALRPHWRDRQLTAEQYEKINRDISRLIYEEVKDPSAVTEDTKQSWEKTASQEVARAVASLKA, from the exons ATGGCTGACCAGTGCATCGTCTGTCTTGAGAACCTAGAGGTCGAAAGCAACCCAGACGCAACAACGCCCGCCCAACAACGCCTCtccaaggagctcgaggccgAGCATGCACGTCTTGCTGTCACCGATCCAGATGCTCTTGCTGAACTTAACAGCAAGCAAGAGCTCCCGCTCGAGGGCCGGGAGCACCATGTTGCACAGATTCCCATCTGTGGGCACATGCTACACGATGTCTGTCTGAGAGAATGGAGCGAAAAGGCAAACAGCTGCCCCATCTGCCGCCAGACCTTCCATGTCGTCACCGTCTATGACAGAATCGGAG GCCAGTACTTGTCCACCCGTCGagtcgaggacaagaagcaGGTACCCGAGTTCGATCCACAGGCGTGGGCAGACGAGaatccagaagaagaagtggtgGTCAGCAACCCCTGCCCTGTGTGCAACTCAGCAGACCACGAAGAGGTCCTTTTACTTTGCGACGGATGCGATGCATGCTATCACACGCACTGCATCGGCCTTGACCGAATCCCAGCTGGCCCCTGGTTTTGTATGGAATGTGTTCACTCACTTGGTCCCGAGCTCATCCAGCCTGCTGCCGCCGGGAATGGCCTCCAAGAGAACAGCGCACGCCCTCTGTATTACTTCCCTCGCACCCAGGCCAGCATGCGGCGCGCTAGGCAGCGGGCTCGCTCCGATGAATGGCAGGGTGCTTGGGGCCGCATCACTGGCCGGATCTGGGACGCCCTTGAGCTGGACTTGGACTACCAGGACGATGACGATCAGGTCGTCTTTGAGGGCCTGCGCCGGTCACAGCAACTacgagaaagagaaaggcaggAACACGAACGCTGGCAGCAACGCCTAAACATTGCGAGTCGCTTGGGGGCAAGAGATGttttcgttaataatatGCCGATTCTCGCTCGCCCagctccgccgccaccacccccacaaGAGTCGCGCGAGGAGACATTGGCCTGGGGTGCGTTGGAAAAGGCCAGGGAGACCACCGAGAGCAGGAAGAGAAAGTCGCGCTCAGGCACGGCCGAGCCCCATGAGGAACAGCACCCAGAGCCCGAAAGGAAGCTGAAGCgaccaagaacaaggcgaATGCCGACAACCCAAAATGGTGAATCGTCTACTGCCGCAAGAGCCGAAGCAGAGCCTTCAAACCGGCCCGAGCAGTCAAATGGCACTTCATCAGCCAACCCCGGGGCCGCCTCGCGAACAACGACCGATATTCCCCCTTCGTTTCTATCCTCGCTCCTGAAGGAGGTCGAGATGAGTACCCCTTCCGACGAAGAAACCCTCCGACATATCTATGGACCCATACCGGGTGCGAATGATGTCTCGTCACCTGCTcgctcgccttctcctctcaGCCAAGGATGCattacccctccccctgtGCGCTCTAGTTCCCCGCACATGACGCTCAGCTCACACATAACCCCTATCTACCCACCAGCGAACTTCTCACCAACGCGGGCGTCATCATCGAACTCCAGTTCCATCAAACCTTCCCGAGCCACATCGCCACACAAGCACGCACATCGCGACAACCGATCATCGCCCGAGAATAGCGACTCGGAACCTCGCGGGCGCCAGCATCCACGGCCGTTGGAGCTTAGGCAGCCCCAGCCTCGGCGCAATCGTCCGGCTGTGCTGCCAAGGTCCGAAAACGTGTCGCCGACACGCCCCACCTTGCCTCTTGAGCTCAAACAAAATATCAACAGCATCGTCAAGGCAGCCCTCCGCCCCCACTGGCGTGATCGACAGCTCACGGCGGAGCAATACGAGAAGATCAACCGTGACATATCGCGTTTGATTTACGAAGAAGTTAAGGATCCTTCGGCCGTCACTGAAGATACAAAACAGAGCTGGGAGAAGACAGCTTCCCAAGAGGTGGCGCGAGCAGTCGCCTCGCTCAAGGCTTGA
- a CDS encoding hypothetical protein (COG:A; EggNog:ENOG503NWZ2) — MSTITPNALQSERPPTIPNSFNANQPPTIRLYPLSNYTFGVKETQPEEDPSVIARLERLNDHYEKHGMRRTCEGILVCHEHNHPHILMLQIANAFFKLPGDYLHPEDDEIEGFKRRLDERLAPVGSLGEGNKAADWEIGDCLAQWWRPNTETFMYPFVPAHITRPKECKKLYLIQLPETKVLSVPKNMKLLAVPLFELYDNTQRYGPQLSAIPHLLSRYNFEFVNEDGEVVAQTPTAGQENHASKTRVLAGGNEDVDMKTDEDQKWDEKKQENGAN; from the exons ATGTCTACAATCACGCCCAATGCACTCCAAAGCGAGCGACCCCCCACTATCCCCAATTCTTTCAATGCCAATCAGCCACCCACTATCCGTCTCTACCCTCTCTCAAACTACACGTTCGGTGTCAAGGAGACCCAGCCTGAGGAGGACCCCAGTGTGATCGCCCGACTCGAGCGCCTGAACGACCACTACGAGAAACATGGAATGCGCCGGACTTGCGAAGGCATCCTGGTGTGCCATGAGCACAACCACCCACACATTCTAATGCTCCAGATTGCCAATGCTTTCTTCAAGCTGCCTGGCGACTACCTCCATCCCGAAGATGACGAGATTGAGGGATTCAAGCGCCGCCTCGATGAGCGCCTTGCACCAGTCGGCAGCCTGGGCGAAGGCAACAAGGCCGCCGACTGGGAAATTGGCGACTGCCTTGCGCAGTGGTGGCGCCCCAACACCGAGACCTTCATGTACCCTTTCGTCCCTGCCCATATCACACGGCCCAAGGAGTGCAAGAAGCTCTACTTGATCCAGCTTCCTGAGACCA AAGTCCTCTCCGTTCCCAAGAACATGAAACTCCTCGCCGTGCCCCTATTCGAGCTCTACGACAACACCCAGCGCTACGGACCCCAACTTTCTGCCATCCCCCACTTGCTCAGCAGATACAACTTTGAGTTTGTCAacgaggacggggaggttgtCGCTCAGACTCCTACTGCCGGCCAAGAGAACCACGCCTCCAAGACTCGGGTTCTGGCTGGTGGCAACGAGGATGTTGACATGAAGACTGATGAGGACCAAAAGTGGGATGAGAAGAAACAGGAGAATGGCGCCAATTAG
- a CDS encoding hypothetical protein (COG:S; EggNog:ENOG503NWK9), which translates to MESPPSKEGKPPTTYTPEDTYFKSLPTLGEEEDFPKLDEGFQCTIQLLENAEAVVQSLKDLPEVGNWLKDIDRLKQKASPQPITEVSYNTSDDPNEKYRAEVEFITAGEWAKELDILLDDIHNGQATFGPDVFGTESEAGIAYHKLRAVYPALKGDDIKKGKFNVDTLVKDDSVKHLFGSVKTVAGPSFNGFVKLLRIFVDSKEKGRGQPKEATSLEFWPLIKVVRVFIRSETLKSLWVGTPITRAVDDLAARQLLGKAFKRQLRFDGDYSAVTVICSKTDDISETELLKSLPDHAEAHRSDEKLKVMRREVLERSGDLMSKQQQLAQVREDIKLLNNQSLRLKLTLLENPSDDMIVLELPQASRKRPARPAAGEARKRFRKQQQDQSPEASDLSDDAESSFEEGKPRQEKISRDKASQRLQSLSEQMANSGMKELSIKDAENDLENKVKSMNEVIDLLKKQRRSACIRFRNDFSKPELQRQFGEGVLQLDEEDAAYNDDYDPSKVQQGKYYKIGKKLPVFCASSNAYHKLMGRLQEDESIHGFTTTDTQIPMLKEHALNIVAQIECENYRQVLRDFARFLTGLHLRVLVAAKPYTLTEDIREVEKAILQDRLNEFQ; encoded by the exons ATGGAATCGCCCCCTagcaaggagggcaagcctCCCACAACATACACACCAGAAGACACCTATTTCAAATCCCTTCCCACTCtcggcgaagaagaagactttCCGAAGCTCGATGAGGGGTTCCAATGTACCATCCAATTGCTTGAGAATGCCGAAGCAGTTGTTCAAAGTCTCAAGGACCTGCCCGAGGTCGGCAACTGGCTCAAAGATATTGACCGCCTCAAACAAAAAGCTAGCCCACAGC CGATTACGGAGGTTTCGTACAACACTTCAGATGATCCCAATGAGAAGTATCGAGCAGAAGTGGAGTTCATCACCGCCGGCGAGTGGGCGAAAGAGCTCGATATTCTTCTTGACGACATTCATAACGGCCAAGCGACGTTTGGGCCTGATGTGTTTGGTACCGAGAGCGAAGCTGGCATTGCCTATCACAAACTCAGAGCGGTTTATCCAGCGCTCAAGGGAGATGATATCAAGAAAGGAAAATTCAACGTGGATACCTTGGTCAAAGACGACTCGGTCAAACACTTGTTCGGATCCGTGAAGACTGTCGCCGGCCCGTCCTTCAACGGGTTTGTCAAGCTTCTTCGAATCTTTGTTGACTCCAAGGAGAAAGGTCGAGGACAGCCCAAGGAAGCAACATCACTCGAGTTTTGGCCTTTGATCAAGGTTGTTCGCGTCTTTATCAGGTCTGAGACTCTGAAAA GCCTCTGGGTGGGTACCCCGATCACTCGAGCGGTTGATGATCTAGCGGCGAGACAGCTTCTCGGCAAGGCGTTCAAAAGACAGCTCCGGTTTGACGGGGATTACTCTGCAGTCACCGTCATCTGTTCCAAAACGGATGACATCTCCGAGACTGAACTCCTAAAATCACTTCCAGACCATGCTGAAGCGCATCGCTCCGATGAAAAACTCAAAGTGATGCGCCGCGAAGTCTTGGAACGCAGTGGGGATCTGATGTCTAAGCAGCAACAGCTAGCGCAGGTCAGGGAAGATATTAAGCTCCTCAACAATCAGAGTCTGCGCTTGAAGCTTACTCTACTTGAAAATCCCTCCGATGACATGATTGTTCTCGAGCTACCACAAGCTTCGCGAAAGCGACCTGCGAGACCAGCTGCGGGTGAGGCACGCAAGCGCTTTcgaaagcagcagcaggatcAAAGCCCCGAGGCGAGTGATCTCAGTGACGACGCTGAGTCATCGTTTGAGGAGGGTAAGCCTAGACAGGAGAAGATTTCTCGAGATAAGGCGTCTCAAAGACTGCAAAGCCTTAGTGAGCAGATGGCTAATTCGGGAATGAAAGAGTTGTCTATTAAGGACGCCGAGAACGATTTGGAGAATAAGGTAAAGAGCATGAACGAGGTCATCGATTTACTAAAGAAGCAGAGGAGAAGCGCCTGCATTCGCTTCCGCAATGATTTCTCGAAGCCTGAACTTCAGAGACAGTTTGGGGAAGGTGTTCTACA gctggatgaagaagatgccgCATACAACGATGATTATGATCCCAGCAAGGTCCAGCAAGGCAAGTACTACAAGATCGGCAAAAAGCTCCCTGTCTTTTGTGCGTCAAGCAATGCCTACCATAAACTGATGGGAAGACTTCAAGAAGACGAATCAATCCATGGATTTACCACGACTGACACCCAGATTCCTATGCTCAAGGAACACGCTCTCAACATTGTCGCCCAAATAGAGTGTGAAAATTACCGCCAAGTCTTGCGTGATTTTGCTCGTTTTCTAACTGGTTTGCATTTGCGAGTTCTCGTTGCTGCAAAGCCTTACACGCTAACTGAAGACATACGAGAGGTTGAGAAAGCCATTCTCCAAGATCGTCTCAATGAATTCCAGTAA
- a CDS encoding hypothetical protein (EggNog:ENOG503NWT8; COG:S), giving the protein MTFKNHSRQYDLVVFGATGYTGKLTAKYITTHLPSTLKWAIAGRSQAKLELLTEELKKLNPDRAPPSIETCSLNDTDLSSLAKKTFILITTVGPYSAHGEHAFKACAQNGTHYLDVTGEVPYVAAMIKKYEDTAKSTGAIMIPQIGIESAPPDLLTFALANTLKEELNAKTADVTVSIHNLKSAPSGGTLATALTISDHFPLPTLIASYKPYALSPVPNPTRAPQPGLLTRVTGLITIPHLGLLTSSIANGTDTALIHRTWGLLSTLPSRQSQSYGPKFSFREYMKPRNWLTGIAIHFGLMLFGLIIVTGPLRRFLAGRVTQPGEGPEEDVASKDEIEYRGVAAPDGDFGKKKAVGKAWFRGSTYYLTGMFLAEAARTILEEGGEGLGLEGGVYTPALLGGGFVENLQKEGFRVETRVLED; this is encoded by the exons ATGACGTTCAAAAACCACAGCCGTCAATACGATCTCGTCGTCTTTGGAGCCACAG GCTACACCGGCAAACTCACCGCAAAGTACATCACcactcacctccccagcacccTTAAATGGGCCATCGCCGGCCGCTCCCAAGCCAAACTTGAGCTCCTCACCGAAGAGCTCAAAAAGCTCAACCCAGACCGcgcacccccctccatcgaAACCTGTTCCCTCAACGACaccgacctctcctccctcgccaagaagaccttcattctcatcaccaccgtcgGTCCCTACTCCGCCCACGGCGAGCACGCCTTCAAAGCCTGCGCCCAAAATGGCACCCACTACCTCGACGTCACCGGCGAAGTCCCCTACGTCGCCGCCATGATCAAGAAATACGAAGACACGGCCAAATCCACCGGGGCCATCATGATCCCTCAAATTGGCATCGAGTCCGCCCCTCCTGATCTCCTCACCTTCGCCCTGGCAAACACCCTGAAAGAGGAGCTCAACGCCAAAACCGCCGATGTGACTGTGTCTATCCACAACCTCAAATCTGCCCCTTCAGGCGGGACTTTAGCCACGGCTCTCACAATCTCAGATCACTTTCCCCTCCCTACATTAATAGCTTCTTACAAACCATACGCCCTGTCTCCagtccccaacccaacccgcGCCCCTCAACCAGGTCTCCTGACCCGCGTCACCGGCCTCATCACCATTCCCCATTTAggcctcctcacctccagcATAGCCAACGGAACCGACACCGCCCTTATCCACCGCACCTGGGGCCTGCtgtccaccctcccctctcgCCAATCTCAATCATACGGCCCTAAGTTCAGCTTCCGCGAATACATGAAACCACGGAATTGGCTCACCGGCATAGCTATCCACTTTGGCCTCATGCTCTTTGGTCTTATCATTGTCACCGGACCCCTGAGGAGGTTCCTTGCGGGTAGGGTGACCCAGCCAGGGGAGGGTCCGGAAGAGGATGTGGCGAGCAAGGACGAGATTGAGTATAGGGGTGTTGCCGCGCCGGATGGGGATTtcgggaagaagaaggcggtggGGAAGGCGTGGTTTAGGGGGAGTACGTATTATTTGACGGGGATGTTcctggcggaggcggcgaggaccattttggaggagggaggggaggggttggggttggagggcgGGGTTTACACGCCTgcgttgttggggggggggtttgtcGAGAATTTGCAGAAGGAAGGGTTTAGAGTTGAGACAAGGGTTTTGGAGGATTAA
- the RPL43_2 gene encoding 60S ribosomal protein L43 (EggNog:ENOG503P404; COG:J) → MSKRTKKVGISGKYGTRYGASLRKLVKKQEVSQHARYTCTFCGKDSVRRSSVGIWNCKSCKKVMAGGAYVVATPAAAAMRSTLRRLREITEV, encoded by the exons ATGTCCAAGCGCACGAAGAAGGTCGGCATTTCCGGCAAG TACGGTACAAG ATACGGTGCTTCGCTCCGTAAGCTCGTCAAGAAGCAGGAAGTGTCCCAGCACGCCAGATACACCTGCA CTTTCTGCGGTAAGGACAGCGTTCGCCGCTCCTCCGTCGGTATCTGGAACTGCAAGTCCTGCAAGAAGGTcatggctggtggtgcttaCGTCGTTGC TActcccgctgctgccgctATGCGGTCGACTCTCCGCAGACTTCGCGAGATCACTGAAGTTTAA